The genomic DNA GCCCGCCTGGAGCGCGCCGGATCGCAGGGATTCGCGCAGCGCGACCGGGTCGGATGCGGGCGCGAGCGTGGCGAAGGCGCAGTTGTGAACGACGACTTCCGTGGCATCGCGCAGCAGGCCGGGAAGCACAGCCAGAGCCGCCGTGGTCTCGGCGCAGCGCGGAAGGAGATCGCCGACGGTGTCCAGGCCGTCGACGGCCGCGCGGTCGGCGGCGACGACGAGCCGGGCGCGCATGTCGACGCCGTCGGCGGGATCGGCCACGGTGAGATCGGCGGGCAGGGCGCGCGACAGGGCCGTGACGACATCGTCGGGAGTGCGCGCGGTGGAGCCGGAATCCAGGGCGGCGAGCAGATCGCCGGTCTGCTCGCCGACGAGGTCGACCACGCCCGCGTCCAGCGCGGCGAGGTAATCGGAGCGCCGACCGAGATCGGGCCGCACGCGGACGGGCAGACCGGTGCGCGCCAGCGCGCCCGCGTAGATTTCGGCGAGTACCCGGGATTCGGCGCTCTCGCCCGCGCCCACGACGAAGGTCCGGTCCCGATCGGCGCTGCCGCAGGAGACCGTGAACGC from Nocardia higoensis includes the following:
- a CDS encoding glycine betaine ABC transporter substrate-binding protein, with protein sequence MPEPLSARVTRSSKRSPRIRAVALRVVAVAVVALAAFTVSCGSADRDRTFVVGAGESAESRVLAEIYAGALARTGLPVRVRPDLGRRSDYLAALDAGVVDLVGEQTGDLLAALDSGSTARTPDDVVTALSRALPADLTVADPADGVDMRARLVVAADRAAVDGLDTVGDLLPRCAETTAALAVLPGLLRDATEVVVHNCAFATLAPASDPVALRESLRSGALQAGLLTGPPELAPGATDGLTVLADEDYAIRAENIVPLLRGGLLDEVRMRKLNYVAGELTTAELVELIRAVEAGGSAPELARRWLDQHGL